The genomic segment AACGAGTCACATCGATGTTGAGCGTTAACAAACGATGGGCGACATTTGGAAATATGTGTGAAGCACTCACCCTCTGTGTCTGGAGACTTTGCAGACTTTGGTCCGCTCTCTGCGCATAGCCAACTCCTCAGCGCTAAGATGCTAATAACAACACAGTGTCATGAAATGGCGATGTGCAATTACGTGTGCATGAGTTCCATACCTCATATGTTTGTCCCTCCAAGTCTTTGGCGTCGCACCAGTTTCCCCACGTGTCCCTCACACGCCGCTTCCTGGTCCGCTACCAGCAAACAAACAGCCAAGAAATgggagtgtgtgtatgtgctttcattttcaaatgttaagAGTTGTGGATGCAATTGACACAGTtgcgacacacacaaaaaaaaaaaaagagaacctAAAATAGCCTTGTGGACCGCAAAGGACTACAAAAATGGCTACCTTACCATACTCTGCAGTCTCTGGGCCAGCTGGTACGCCTCCCGCACGTCTTTGCCCTCTTTCTGCTTCGAGCGGTCCGCCATCCGGGGCCGATTATACACCACTTGCTCTTAGAAACcggaaaaatgaataaaagataaaaatgtcaaaactatgaataaataataaaaccatACAAAGAGGAGTAAATGATGGCAACCAAATGGCGCAGGTTCAAAGCCTACCACAGTTGAAGTTGATAGCGCCGATGAGCTCCAGGTACGTGTGTATCCTCCCGATGCAGTTGACGTCGCCGCAGTTCTTCAAGCCGGGCCGCACCGACGTCTTGTTCAGGTACTTGGGTTTGCTCTTCAGCCTGCCACAGCACCACAACGGCGTTAGCGCCCCACATGCTCCTGCCGTGGGCTAACTACTTGagtgttttggttttctcGCTTCACCACTGGTCCAGGATGTAGTTGCGGATCTTCAAGTATCGCTCGGGCGTCTTGGAAGGCCGTCCCTCGAAGAACTCTGGGATGGCTTGCTTCTCCTCCTCGCTGATGCTCCACAAGTCAAGCTCCACTTCCTGCTCCGGTGCTTTaagctcttcttcctcttcctcctcctcctcctcctgatcGTCTTGCGGTCCGTCAACCTCTGcagcttcctcctcctcttcctcctcctccatccacTTGGAGACTGTTGACGTTTCAGCTTCGGGTTCTCGTTCGTCTGCAGACTCCTCCGAGGGGCCTAGCGAAAGCGCCGGGGGAGGTTCGGGCTGATGCTCGGCCTCACGCTCACCGCCGAGGTCATCGGTGATGTCCACCTCCTCGTCCTCGTCTTCATCCAGTCTTTCTATGCGCACCGTGTTGGTGGTGCTGGGCTGAGCGGGCGGCAAGGGTGGCGCGCTGCCTGTAGAGGGAGCTCCAGCGTCTGTAGCCAGCTTGGCCTGGGGTGGacaaaaagcaaattttgagaAGAGGAGTTACACAAATAATATGCAGTACttaaaatatacaaaacagtatttaaatatatattcacaaaattaaagtaaaatataAGACCaagtagaaaaataataacctaatagaaacacacattttaaaatgtattgggCTTTAATTTATaagaaaaatcataaaatataaatgattttcttgaatgaaattatttttatgttataccagttatttcatttttcactatAACACAAAGAAACACGACTCACCTTGTGTTTCAAATACTGTCTGGCGTAGCTTTTGACCTGAAGGACACTACGGCTGCCCACCAACTTGGCGATTTTTGTCCACCTTCGCCCAAACTGCGCCTAAACACCAGCAAGACCGACGACATACTTGTACAGTACTTAAACAATTTAATCAtgatttcttcattttttttttttttttttaaaaacataccAGCCCCTCTTCAAATAACTTTTTCTCTTGTTTGGACCATCGGgatgatgaggaagaggaggaggaagaggaggtcttGGCTTGAGACCTGAATAGAAAGGACAGCAAGGTTCAACATGGCTAAAGGAATAGATGGAGTGATAGATGTAAAACTTAACTTTAAACTGCTTGTATACAAATATGAAATTGGGCAACCAAGTAAATCTTTTGTTATAGGCTGTCTCTTCCATCTGTTTCTACACGTACTTACTTTTTCCCTTTAGGCTTATCATTGGCATCACTGGGCCAAATATGGTTGGGAATTGCCTGGCCTTTCAGGTAGTATCTAAAAGTAGTTTAAGTCCACAAAGGTCAAACAAAAACTGCCTCAAACCATGCTGAATAAACCACAGGTGCAGGAATGGTGCGTTTATGGCCATGTAGGAAAAAAGGATACTGCTCCTCCAGTAGCATTCTGTGTATCGCTTCTCGGTTTTCATTGCTGATAGAGGTGTCCAACTCCCATGGCTGAACGGTAAACACATCAGATTGTCAACATAAGCAGATTCCGAATGCCTGAGAAGAGCAAACTAGTTATTAACGGCGTAATAACTGGGTTTATTACCAGAATCCCCGCGTTGCTTTTCCACGTTGACTGCTCCCGGACTAACTCTCTCGCATTTTGATCCCTgtaatttgaagaaaaaaaaaaagaaagcagggTTGACACAAATGGCCAGCACAACTTCCAGAGGCTTAAAATACAATACTTTAGAAAAGTTAGCTAAAGCTCAGCTAACCTGATCTTTAGCTTCGCTTGTTTAACAGAAAATACTCAACCGGGAGACTGGAAATTTGAATGCAAGGCAGCGCGTGAAATAAGAAAGCCGTAACAAGCGAGAAATGACAGAAATAAAAGGGTCATTACCCGATATTAACATCCAACTCGTCTCCCTCAATGTCAACATCCACATCGTCTTCCATCTTGAAGAATGAACGTAAACACAGAGGAAGCACCGGAAGTGACAGCGACCCCCTGTGGCTGGAGTTGGTAGGGGTTTAAACAATTATAGTTAATATTCAAGACAGTGCAAACGCTACATGAGATAACGCGTTcgttttattttcaagatAATAACCACTTTTGAGCTCATGtaaagttggaaaacaatgaaagATGGGACGACAAAGTTagacaacaaaaaaggttttatttaGAAATTCACAGTTTCTAATGGGACTACAGTTTTTGTAGTAACTCACtcctgctaaaaaaaaaaaaaaaaatactgtgcaACTTTTCAGAGGAATCACAGAGAACTTGAAAGAGATCGAAAGATgagaacactttgaaaagtagaaaaaaaaaacaacaacccaaaAAAGGAGTCATTAAAAAGTGCACATAGAGGTCGTTCAGCAGCCCCTGTTTCGCTGTGTTAAGTAGAATCAAAAGTAGTCTCTTGTAACACACGAGAGAAATTGAAGTAATCTCACATGAACGCACAGACATAAAAAGGGGGTAAAAAGACAACGAGCATGACATGAATAACGTTTCATACAACCCTCTTTGCCGGTGTTTccctttaaaacaaaatacacacttTCAACTTTCAACGAGGGAACAAAaggacacacgcgcacacagcaTCTTatgatacattttaaaaatcctcTTTCACAGTCGGGAagattgtgcaaaaaaaagaaatacagtgGGTGAAGATATGAGGGTCTTTGTAAAGATAGCCACTCAAGAGCCTATCAGAAAACACTTTTGGTTTGACTGCATTACACTAAAAAAAGATTGGGTGCCATTGCTTGCAGCAGACACAAAAGAAGAAGCTAAAGTGAATGAGAATAAAGTGTGAGCTGCTTTTCTACCAATCAGAAAGCAGTTCAGTGAGGTTCAAGGCAATTCATGTGTGATTGCGAGCACTTGGAATAAATGTGAAATAGAATCAAGTTATTTGCTATGTGTCAGTACCAGTGAGCAAATTTGTATGCATAAATATGATTTCGCTTTTGTAGTTATTTCCTACTACCGAGACTGGCCAGCCAGtgtgtaaatataaataaataaaacgtcTCTCTTTTGCGTATGTGCGTGCGGCCAGGTTGGCTCAATAACACAAAAGACAGACGTGTGTAGGAGAttgaatttgtgaaaaaagttAGGAAAGAGTAAttttgtcaataaatgtttttttaaagaagttacgtgtgctgctgctgcagtagCTGAAAGATTTAGTGTGAGCGGAGAAATGATCAAGCTTGTGTTTTCTTcatcaggctgctgagggcacGAGAGCTGGGAGGCAATCCGTGAACTAAGAGGGTGGTCCCAGGAGTCATGCCATGAAAGAGGACAATAAACATGAAGGATGTATTATGTAACCGAGTTCTCTCGCAATGATACATGCTTTGAATACTTTGTGGATGCTTCAAACGGACTTGTCCtcgcaaacaaacatttgtgtgtttccaACACCAATTACAAGGGGATCATAAAGGCACGTAACCATTCAAAGGTCTTTAGAAGGGAGTGAGCGAGGGTGGGCAAATGGGGTTCTTTGGGATAAAGCGCCTCAGACTTGTCCGCTGACGGCCGTCACCGTGATGGCGCCCACGCCGAGCTCCTTCCTGCGCTTCATGAGCTGCTCCAGGGCGGGCAGCGAGGTCAAGCGCCCCTCCGGCGTCTCCGTCTGCCGCGACTTGCGCCGTTTGATGGCACGTCTCTCCTGCCGGGACTTGGCGGGGGGGATGGGCGGCGGCCGGGCGGGCCGGAGGGGAGGCGGCCGGGTGGGCCGGAAGGGCGGCGCCAGGGACAGCTCGGCGCAGGGGAAGACTGGCGAGGGAGGTGGCAGGCGCCCGGCGAACGACTCCTCTGTGAGACAGGACAAGCTGAAGCTGCTGGTCTCCGAGGGGGGCTCCTTGGCGGGGTCGGGGTGCAATGGTGGGTTTTCTTCAGCGGTAGATGGAGccggaagaggaagaggaggggatGGTGGCGGGAGGCGGGGGGGGAGCAGAAGGgtcgggaggggagggggaaggCATGGGTGGAAGTCGTAGCATTTGATGTCGCCGTTGGTGAGTGGGGCCGAAGGATCCGGCGGCTCCAGGGTTTCGACTTTGTCCAAAGGTTTGCTTTTGCATCGTTTCTTCTGATAGAAGAGGGGGGAGAAAAGAGGAGGAAATAACATTGCAGATTTTCATTATACCCTGTTATAAGagtataaaagaaaaaaaaaaatccaatttaccTTTTTCTCTGGAGAAAACCTTAGAGGCTCTACAATGTACAAGTCCTCTGGACCTACtgaagaaaagtaaaaaaacacatccatGTCAAGCGGCCATAAGCCCAAAAACACACAGGACACAGaatgaacagcagggggcgtcACATGAATCCAATTTGATTCATCGGCTGTTTACCATCTGTCGAAGACAGGTGGAAGGACTTTGAGCGCACAAGTGGACACATCACCCTGCGTGTGAGGCTCATGTCGTCGTAGGAGGAGAAGCATCTCTTTGGGCTGGGGTAGTGCTGGCTCTTGAGCAACGCcacggtggtggtggtggcggaGGCGGTGTCCGGCCGGGGGGCGGCGCAGGAGCTGCGGCAGCATTGCAGGCACAGGAGCAGGCCCAGGGACACGCACACGGCCAGAGAGGCCACCAGGTAGCTCTGACGGTCAGATACCTGCGCACAGTTCAAGTCAGACAcggtcaagaaaaaaaaaaagttcgaTGTAATTGCACATTCCAAACATGACAAGTTTGGACCTCTTTCTGAAGCTGTCGAACTGTAGCGGTAAGATTAAGCATCAGTTTGGTGATGTTCTCCAGCTGACTCTGCAGAACCTGAATGGAGTCTTGCTGTTTCTGGTCCTGAGGAGCGAAGCAAAAGCACACCGAGATGATTCGACAGCTCCAGCACCACGGATTGCTTCGTTCACACCCACCTGCTCCTCAGCCATGCGCGAGGTGTTCTGCAGCTTGATGACTGTCTTGTTGAAGGCCCTCTGCATCTCCTCCATCTGTTTGCGGTACCTTCAGCAGCAGAGAACGGTTATCTCCATGCGGTTGGTTATCGCAATCTTAGtcccagacaaaaaaaaaaaaaagtgatagtACCTCTGACTCAGCTCCTCCAGGTATCTGCCAGACAGACTCATGTTCATCTCCAGAGCTTTGATCCTGTTGTTGAGTCGCATGAAGACGCTCTCCTTCTGGCTGGAGCCGTGCACCGTCGCCCCGTTCGATGTCACGCCGGTGCTGCCCGTCACGCCGGCGCCGTTCTGGTTGTTGTAGTCCCCGCTGTTCTGCAGCTCGGCGTAGAAGTCTGTGGCCGCCCGCTGCGCGCTGCCGTTTAACAGGTCGTCCTCTGCCGGTTCCGCCGCCCGATGAAGTTCTCCTCTCTGAGGGTCGCTGTGCTCCTCCGGAGGGGTGTTTGGTTTCTGTTGGTCAATTTTCTGCAGGTCGCTAACTGCGTCAGGGTTCGTTAAGGGGGGGTTTGTCGGCTGATCCGTGGGAGGGGGGACGAGGTCTTCGGGGCGTGACGCAGTGGGAAGGTCCTGTTCCTTCGGAGTGGGGAGGGCAGCGTCCGGGGCGTCTGTTTCCGGGGTGGAAAGCTGGAGGGGGACGCTCGCCACCAAGGAGGGTGGCGTGGTGCTCGGTTGCTGCGTGTTGACCACCGGGACAGCCTGGAGCGGCGGCGTGGTGATGGGGTTCAGGGCAGCATCTTTAATGGGAGGCAGCAGCAGGTCCTGGTGGGTGGGAGTCACGGAAGCGTGGATGTCCGAGAAGCCGTGCGTGTCAAGCGTGGACGTTCTGCTGGGCTCCAGGTGGAAGCCGGGCAGAGGAGTGTGCGCATGGGGGAGCAAGGGTGGTGTGAGTCGGGACTCGCTCTCGTTTTGAGTTGTGAGAGGCGCCTGGGGCTCTGGTGGTTTTTCCGTGAGGGGGAGGGCTTCCTGCGAAGGTGCGGGTAAGGGCGCGGGGATCCTCGGAGGCGTGAAGTCTTTTACGAGGGCGCGCGTCTGGGCGTGACGTTTGCGGAGTCGCTCCTTGGCTAATACGGCGGAGCACCAGCGTTGGAGCAGCTCCGGGAGTGTGGCCAGGCAGGACAGCGAGGacacagacaaaaaaggaCAGTACGCCAAGCTCTCCCTCGTCGCTGtcacctcctcctcgtcttcaCTTTTCtcttcgtcgtcctcctccagcAGGGTGACTGTGGACTGTCGAGGCTCTtcgtcgtcttcctcctccacaagagtgacaatctgtctgtctgcggGAGGAGATTCGAGGGATGAGGGCGAGGTGGAAGACACACTGCCGTCTTCGTGGGCCGTGGGCTCTTTTGGAAACCCGTCGACGGGTTCCTCTCTGGGGGACGGGAAACCAAAGTTATATGGAAGGTTTCTACACAAACAGTGGCTGCCGTGTTTGTTCACAAAGGCCTTACACAGCAGAGGTTTGAGGGATTTCCATCGGCGTAGCAGGCGCAACCTCCTCCACGCTCTCCTCTTTGTTGGTCAGCACTTCTTCTGTTAGGTTACCTGTGATTGGACAAGCTGGAATTAGAAGACAGCTGtcaaagttgcttttgtaGCTAAAACCTTGTGGAACTTATGGAGGCAGGGTGGAGGACAGAAACCTCCCGCTGCCAACTTGGCTCACATGCCCATGTTTGGGAAGGCCGGAGGATAGAACTGGTCAGATCCAGTTGGAACTGATCTTCCTTTCCACAAAGGCTAAaaagccagcagcagcaaataaGAGCGCAAatttgtgacacacacacaaaaagacaaatatgaacatttttaaaactttctCCTCTATTTATATGACCGGTCGCCTGCCATCTGCCGCTTTTTTCATTTCCCTCAATCAACCGGTGCGTTCATTCAATAACATGaatgggaaaaagaaaaaaaaaaattctgtgggCAGACTGACTCACTTGATATTTCAATATGCACCAATGAATCACTCAGACAAGTCAAGGCCTCATCCCTCTTGAAATGCATTCAAATTAAATCCCACTAAACCCCTTTCAACGCTTAAAAAGCAAGCGAGTGTCACGTACTTTCCAGTATAGAACTAAGAGCTGTAACGAATTTGCCCTTGCCTTTAGTGACATCAACTCACGGGGTTCCCATGTGACTTCAGCGTAACTCCACAGTGTTAGCAAAATGGAAGACCCTAGCTgggatgttttaaaaaatatatatatatatatatgtatacctTGCGCCCCTGATTGGCCCTCCAGCTCGGGTTTTCCGCCCAGCACGTTAGCAGCAATGTTGTTGACCATGTTAAGGATGGCATCTGAAAGTTAACACACAAAGTGGTTAAGTTAGCATCTTTGGCAAGTTTCGGCACAGTGCAACACTTTTTTTGCGTACGTACTCGTCGCGGAGCCGAGCAGGTTTTTAGCCGCCTTGTCCT from the Syngnathus acus chromosome 4, fSynAcu1.2, whole genome shotgun sequence genome contains:
- the suco gene encoding SUN domain-containing ossification factor isoform X2, producing the protein MKRLRVLVVCLIVALLCWYPSHHAYCSEHSSSDPSGPVGDEDDSGNPDDPKQEQDSVQLPEVEEWRTRTSDDRGVEPERAAHHVRQEQTVNPQIVEQEEEVTNSDPESDPLLAAPEPELLSEPVIESDLQTDAQVQVRDQEADAVSSSSPELIPAQDSVPSDTPAEILNEEAAEHQDPDSDRPADEADDSPTSQSAGPAITGEASEEDGQSDHSHDAGTETVVVVESTPGQVEKQQEAERKQQEKGRPEAQQDNNASLHQQQGGDAGTGRESDPSVPSKDDIPTFDEWKKKVMEVEKEKSQNLHTAASGIAQPVKKVQKNFKNNYASVECGAKILSANSEAKSTSAILKENMDLYMLNPCSNKIWFVIELCEPIQVKQLDIANFELFSSTPKDFLVSLSDRYPTNKWVKLGTFHARDERIVQSFPLDEQLYAKYVKMFIKYIKVELLSHFGSEHFCPLSLFRVFGTSMVEEYEEIADSQYPSERLEYPDEDYDYPPGYQPSEDKAAKNLLGSATNAILNMVNNIAANVLGGKPELEGQSGAQGNLTEEVLTNKEESVEEVAPATPMEIPQTSAVEEPVDGFPKEPTAHEDGSVSSTSPSSLESPPADRQIVTLVEEEDDEEPRQSTVTLLEEDDEEKSEDEEEVTATRESLAYCPFLSVSSLSCLATLPELLQRWCSAVLAKERLRKRHAQTRALVKDFTPPRIPAPLPAPSQEALPLTEKPPEPQAPLTTQNESESRLTPPLLPHAHTPLPGFHLEPSRTSTLDTHGFSDIHASVTPTHQDLLLPPIKDAALNPITTPPLQAVPVVNTQQPSTTPPSLVASVPLQLSTPETDAPDAALPTPKEQDLPTASRPEDLVPPPTDQPTNPPLTNPDAVSDLQKIDQQKPNTPPEEHSDPQRGELHRAAEPAEDDLLNGSAQRAATDFYAELQNSGDYNNQNGAGVTGSTGVTSNGATVHGSSQKESVFMRLNNRIKALEMNMSLSGRYLEELSQRYRKQMEEMQRAFNKTVIKLQNTSRMAEEQDQKQQDSIQVLQSQLENITKLMLNLTATVRQLQKEVSDRQSYLVASLAVCVSLGLLLCLQCCRSSCAAPRPDTASATTTTVALLKSQHYPSPKRCFSSYDDMSLTRRVMCPLVRSKSFHLSSTDVGPEDLYIVEPLRFSPEKKKRCKSKPLDKVETLEPPDPSAPLTNGDIKCYDFHPCLPPPLPTLLLPPRLPPPSPPLPLPAPSTAEENPPLHPDPAKEPPSETSSFSLSCLTEESFAGRLPPPSPVFPCAELSLAPPFRPTRPPPLRPARPPPIPPAKSRQERRAIKRRKSRQTETPEGRLTSLPALEQLMKRRKELGVGAITVTAVSGQV
- the suco gene encoding SUN domain-containing ossification factor isoform X1, which translates into the protein MKRLRVLVVCLIVALLCWYPSHHAYCSEHSSSDPSGPVGDEDDSGNPDDPKQEQDSVQLPEVEEWRTRTSDDRGVEPERAAHHVRQEQTVNPQIVEQEEEVTNSDPESDPLLAAPEPELLSEPVIESDLQTDAQVQVRDQEADAVSSSSPELIPAQDSVPSDTPAEILNEEAAEHQDPDSDRPADEADDSPTSQSAGPAITGEASEEDGQSDHSHDAGTETVVVVESTPGQVEKQQEAERKQQEKGRPEAQQDNNASLHQQQGGDAGTGRESDPSVPSKDDIPTFDEWKKKVMEVEKEKSQNLHTAASGIAQPVKKVQKNFKNNYASVECGAKILSANSEAKSTSAILKENMDLYMLNPCSNKIWFVIELCEPIQVKQLDIANFELFSSTPKDFLVSLSDRYPTNKWVKLGTFHARDERIVQSFPLDEQLYAKYVKMFIKYIKVELLSHFGSEHFCPLSLFRVFGTSMVEEYEEIADSQYPSERLEYPDEDYDYPPGYQPSEDKAAKNLLGSATNAILNMVNNIAANVLGGKPELEGQSGAQGNLTEEVLTNKEESVEEVAPATPMEIPQTSAVEEPVDGFPKEPTAHEDGSVSSTSPSSLESPPADRQIVTLVEEEDDEEPRQSTVTLLEEDDEEKSEDEEEVTATRESLAYCPFLSVSSLSCLATLPELLQRWCSAVLAKERLRKRHAQTRALVKDFTPPRIPAPLPAPSQEALPLTEKPPEPQAPLTTQNESESRLTPPLLPHAHTPLPGFHLEPSRTSTLDTHGFSDIHASVTPTHQDLLLPPIKDAALNPITTPPLQAVPVVNTQQPSTTPPSLVASVPLQLSTPETDAPDAALPTPKEQDLPTASRPEDLVPPPTDQPTNPPLTNPDAVSDLQKIDQQKPNTPPEEHSDPQRGELHRAAEPAEDDLLNGSAQRAATDFYAELQNSGDYNNQNGAGVTGSTGVTSNGATVHGSSQKESVFMRLNNRIKALEMNMSLSGRYLEELSQRYRKQMEEMQRAFNKTVIKLQNTSRMAEEQDQKQQDSIQVLQSQLENITKLMLNLTATVRQLQKEVSDRQSYLVASLAVCVSLGLLLCLQCCRSSCAAPRPDTASATTTTVALLKSQHYPSPKRCFSSYDDMSLTRRVMCPLVRSKSFHLSSTDVGPEDLYIVEPLRFSPEKKKKRCKSKPLDKVETLEPPDPSAPLTNGDIKCYDFHPCLPPPLPTLLLPPRLPPPSPPLPLPAPSTAEENPPLHPDPAKEPPSETSSFSLSCLTEESFAGRLPPPSPVFPCAELSLAPPFRPTRPPPLRPARPPPIPPAKSRQERRAIKRRKSRQTETPEGRLTSLPALEQLMKRRKELGVGAITVTAVSGQV
- the suco gene encoding SUN domain-containing ossification factor isoform X5; translation: MRRELLISCRHLILVDWREVEEWRTRTSDDRGVEPERAAHHVRQEQTVNPQIVEQEEEVTNSDPESDPLLAAPEPELLSEPVIESDLQTDAQVQVRDQEADAVSSSSPELIPAQDSVPSDTPAEILNEEAAEHQDPDSDRPADEADDSPTSQSAGPAITGEASEEDGQSDHSHDAGTETVVVVESTPGQVEKQQEAERKQQEKGRPEAQQDNNASLHQQQGGDAGTGRESDPSVPSKDDIPTFDEWKKKVMEVEKEKSQNLHTAASGIAQPVKKVQKNFKNNYASVECGAKILSANSEAKSTSAILKENMDLYMLNPCSNKIWFVIELCEPIQVKQLDIANFELFSSTPKDFLVSLSDRYPTNKWVKLGTFHARDERIVQSFPLDEQLYAKYVKMFIKYIKVELLSHFGSEHFCPLSLFRVFGTSMVEEYEEIADSQYPSERLEYPDEDYDYPPGYQPSEDKAAKNLLGSATNAILNMVNNIAANVLGGKPELEGQSGAQGNLTEEVLTNKEESVEEVAPATPMEIPQTSAVEEPVDGFPKEPTAHEDGSVSSTSPSSLESPPADRQIVTLVEEEDDEEPRQSTVTLLEEDDEEKSEDEEEVTATRESLAYCPFLSVSSLSCLATLPELLQRWCSAVLAKERLRKRHAQTRALVKDFTPPRIPAPLPAPSQEALPLTEKPPEPQAPLTTQNESESRLTPPLLPHAHTPLPGFHLEPSRTSTLDTHGFSDIHASVTPTHQDLLLPPIKDAALNPITTPPLQAVPVVNTQQPSTTPPSLVASVPLQLSTPETDAPDAALPTPKEQDLPTASRPEDLVPPPTDQPTNPPLTNPDAVSDLQKIDQQKPNTPPEEHSDPQRGELHRAAEPAEDDLLNGSAQRAATDFYAELQNSGDYNNQNGAGVTGSTGVTSNGATVHGSSQKESVFMRLNNRIKALEMNMSLSGRYLEELSQRYRKQMEEMQRAFNKTVIKLQNTSRMAEEQDQKQQDSIQVLQSQLENITKLMLNLTATVRQLQKEVSDRQSYLVASLAVCVSLGLLLCLQCCRSSCAAPRPDTASATTTTVALLKSQHYPSPKRCFSSYDDMSLTRRVMCPLVRSKSFHLSSTDVGPEDLYIVEPLRFSPEKKKKRCKSKPLDKVETLEPPDPSAPLTNGDIKCYDFHPCLPPPLPTLLLPPRLPPPSPPLPLPAPSTAEENPPLHPDPAKEPPSETSSFSLSCLTEESFAGRLPPPSPVFPCAELSLAPPFRPTRPPPLRPARPPPIPPAKSRQERRAIKRRKSRQTETPEGRLTSLPALEQLMKRRKELGVGAITVTAVSGQV
- the suco gene encoding SUN domain-containing ossification factor isoform X4; its protein translation is MKRLRVLVVCLIVALLCWYPSHHAYCSEHSSSDPSGPVGDEDDSGNPDDPKQEQDSVQLPEVEEWRTRTSDDRGVEPERAAHHVRQEQTVNPQIVEQEEEVTNSDPESDPLLAAPEPELLSEPVIESDLQTDAQVQVRDQEADAVSSSSPELIPAQDSVPSDTPAEILNEEAAEHQDPDSDRPADEADDSPTSQSAGPAITGEASEEDGQSDHSHDAGTETVVVVESTPGQVEKQQEAERKQQEKGRPEAQQDNNASLHQQQGGDAGTGRESDPSVPSKDDIPTFDEWKKKVMEVEKEKSQNLHTAASGIAQPVKKVQKNFKNNYASVECGAKILSANSEAKSTSAILKENMDLYMLNPCSNKIWFVIELCEPIQVKQLDIANFELFSSTPKDFLVSLSDRYPTNKWVKLGTFHARDERIVQSFPLDEQLYAKYVKVELLSHFGSEHFCPLSLFRVFGTSMVEEYEEIADSQYPSERLEYPDEDYDYPPGYQPSEDKAAKNLLGSATNAILNMVNNIAANVLGGKPELEGQSGAQGNLTEEVLTNKEESVEEVAPATPMEIPQTSAVEEPVDGFPKEPTAHEDGSVSSTSPSSLESPPADRQIVTLVEEEDDEEPRQSTVTLLEEDDEEKSEDEEEVTATRESLAYCPFLSVSSLSCLATLPELLQRWCSAVLAKERLRKRHAQTRALVKDFTPPRIPAPLPAPSQEALPLTEKPPEPQAPLTTQNESESRLTPPLLPHAHTPLPGFHLEPSRTSTLDTHGFSDIHASVTPTHQDLLLPPIKDAALNPITTPPLQAVPVVNTQQPSTTPPSLVASVPLQLSTPETDAPDAALPTPKEQDLPTASRPEDLVPPPTDQPTNPPLTNPDAVSDLQKIDQQKPNTPPEEHSDPQRGELHRAAEPAEDDLLNGSAQRAATDFYAELQNSGDYNNQNGAGVTGSTGVTSNGATVHGSSQKESVFMRLNNRIKALEMNMSLSGRYLEELSQRYRKQMEEMQRAFNKTVIKLQNTSRMAEEQDQKQQDSIQVLQSQLENITKLMLNLTATVRQLQKEVSDRQSYLVASLAVCVSLGLLLCLQCCRSSCAAPRPDTASATTTTVALLKSQHYPSPKRCFSSYDDMSLTRRVMCPLVRSKSFHLSSTDVGPEDLYIVEPLRFSPEKKKKRCKSKPLDKVETLEPPDPSAPLTNGDIKCYDFHPCLPPPLPTLLLPPRLPPPSPPLPLPAPSTAEENPPLHPDPAKEPPSETSSFSLSCLTEESFAGRLPPPSPVFPCAELSLAPPFRPTRPPPLRPARPPPIPPAKSRQERRAIKRRKSRQTETPEGRLTSLPALEQLMKRRKELGVGAITVTAVSGQV
- the suco gene encoding SUN domain-containing ossification factor isoform X3; its protein translation is MKRLRVLVVCLIVALLCWYPSHHAYCSEHSSSDPSGPVGDEDDSGNPDDPKQEQDSVQLPEVEEWRTRTSDDRGVEPERAAHHVRQEQTVNPQIVEQEEEVTNSDPESDPLLAAPEPELLSEPVIESDLQTDAQVQVRDQEADAVSSSSPELIPAQDSVPSDTPAEILNEEAAEHQDPDSDRPADEADDSPTSQSAGPAITGEASEEDGQSDHSHDAGTETVVVVESTPGQVEKQQEAERKQQEKGRPEAQQDNNASLHQQQGGDAGTGRESDPSVPSKDDIPTFDEWKKKVMEVEKEKSQNLHTAASGIAQPVKKVQKNFKNNYASVECGAKILSANSEAKSTSAILKENMDLYMLNPCSNKIWFVIELCEPIQVKQLDIANFELFSSTPKDFLVSLSDRYPTNKWVKLGTFHARDERIVQSFPLDEQLYAKYVKMFIKYIKVELLSHFGSEHFCPLSLFRVFGTSMVEEYEEIADSQYPSERLEYPDEDYDYPPGYQPSEDKAAKNLLGSATNAILNMVNNIAANVLGGKPELEGQGNLTEEVLTNKEESVEEVAPATPMEIPQTSAVEEPVDGFPKEPTAHEDGSVSSTSPSSLESPPADRQIVTLVEEEDDEEPRQSTVTLLEEDDEEKSEDEEEVTATRESLAYCPFLSVSSLSCLATLPELLQRWCSAVLAKERLRKRHAQTRALVKDFTPPRIPAPLPAPSQEALPLTEKPPEPQAPLTTQNESESRLTPPLLPHAHTPLPGFHLEPSRTSTLDTHGFSDIHASVTPTHQDLLLPPIKDAALNPITTPPLQAVPVVNTQQPSTTPPSLVASVPLQLSTPETDAPDAALPTPKEQDLPTASRPEDLVPPPTDQPTNPPLTNPDAVSDLQKIDQQKPNTPPEEHSDPQRGELHRAAEPAEDDLLNGSAQRAATDFYAELQNSGDYNNQNGAGVTGSTGVTSNGATVHGSSQKESVFMRLNNRIKALEMNMSLSGRYLEELSQRYRKQMEEMQRAFNKTVIKLQNTSRMAEEQDQKQQDSIQVLQSQLENITKLMLNLTATVRQLQKEVSDRQSYLVASLAVCVSLGLLLCLQCCRSSCAAPRPDTASATTTTVALLKSQHYPSPKRCFSSYDDMSLTRRVMCPLVRSKSFHLSSTDVGPEDLYIVEPLRFSPEKKKKRCKSKPLDKVETLEPPDPSAPLTNGDIKCYDFHPCLPPPLPTLLLPPRLPPPSPPLPLPAPSTAEENPPLHPDPAKEPPSETSSFSLSCLTEESFAGRLPPPSPVFPCAELSLAPPFRPTRPPPLRPARPPPIPPAKSRQERRAIKRRKSRQTETPEGRLTSLPALEQLMKRRKELGVGAITVTAVSGQV